TCGAACGTCAGCATCACCGCCGTCCACGACCTCGGGTACACCTGGATGGTGTGCcggctcaccgtgtccaggaggttGTATGTCTTCCTGCTCTCCACCGACCATAGCCCCGGTCCCATgctgcatccatccatccatccatggtcCGGTCAGAAGACAGACCCGATCGATGATCCATGAGGCATGCATGCAGCTTAGCAGTTCCATGAAATTAGTTAGTAGTCTTACCCGGCGGCGAAGAAGGCGTAGCCGTCGAGGTGGAAGGTGTCGATGCTCTTCTCGGGGTTCTCGAAGACAATCTCAATGTAGGTGCGGTGCTCGGTGGTGATGACGCTGGGGGCGACCTTGATGGGCGTGCCCTCCTTGGGCGGCGTGTCGGTGACGAGGTTGTACTCGAACACTCCCTTGGTGGCGTTGAAGTACTCGGCGAGCTTGAGCGGCGTCTCGGGGTCGGTGTGGGACACGCCGTTGAGGGCGTACCTCTCCTTGCCGTCGACCTTGCCGCGGCTGGGGGAGAGCTTGATGGTGCGGGTGATGTTGATCTGGCCGTAGTGGTAGGACCCCTGCGGGTTGGGCCTGGCGGCGCTGGCCGTCAGGTTCCAGCGGAAGGACCTCCACTGGTTGATGGACCAGGCCCATCCGTCCGGCGCGTCCGGCAGCTTGGCCGCCGGCGGGGTGTTGGACCCCTTGTAGCGAATCACGGCGGTGATGGTGCTGACCCCCTTGATGAAGcgggtggaggcgatgaagaagtagtCCCCGGGCTTCTGGTTGGCGGTGGTGAGGAAGGAGAGGCACTGGCCGATGTGGACGtccatggagtcgtactcgttctGCACGGTGTGGGAGCCCTCCATCTCCACCAGCTTGAGGACGTGGCCCTGGATGCGCACGTTGAGGGTGGTCTTGATGCCGACGTTGCAGACGCGGAAGCGGTACGTCTTGCCGGCCTCCACGTTGTACATGGGCGGGTTGGAGGCGTCCTTCTCGTTCTTGCCGTTGATGAGCAGCCCCGCGGGGCGGCCGATGCCCTTGCCGGTGTCGAGGTTCTTGGCCAGCACGGTGTGGTCCTTGGTGTACCAGTCGCCGACGAGGGCGCCGAAGTCGTCGGCCGGCGGGTCGAAGGGCACCGGGATGAGCGGGCGGCTGTGGATGCTGATGAGCCCGTAGGCCCCGGCGGCGCGCTGCATGCCGATGCTGGGGTAGTAGAAGAAGGTGCCGATCTGGTCCTTGAACTGCATCTTGTAGGTGAAGTTGGTGCCCGGCAGGATGGGGCACATGTCGCCCGGCATGCCGTCCTGCCACGAGCTCTTCCTCTGCTGGATCCCGTGCCTGCATGCACGCACGCAAACATGCAGACGCAATGCATGCATGCAGAATGATCGATCGGATACGGTCCCTCTCTTCCatctagtctagtctagtctagtaacacaagagaagagagaagaagaagaaacggAAGGCGTACCAGGTGAAGAGGAGCGGCTGGTCGAGCTGGTTGAAGACGTTGACGATGATGTTATTGTTGGAGGTGCAGTTGATGGTGGGGCCGGGGAACTCGCCGTTGATGAGGATCATCTTCTGGGGCGTGCCCATGGGGGACTTGGTCCCGTACGCCACCTTCCAGTCGAAGAAGAGGTAGGGGTCCTCGGCGCGCACCGCCACGGCGAGCAGCGCCAGCGCCAGCGCCAGCACCGCGGCGCGCATCTTGGGCCCGGCTGTCATCGTCCCCTCGTCTCTCCGGCTCCTCCTGCGTGTACGGATGGATTCGCTCCCTCTCCGGCTGGTCGGCGGATCGATCAACGCGACGGCGGGCGCATGCGGCGGTGGAGATGGGAGGGGACGGGGGGAGGCACAGGAGGCCGAGGAGGCCCGCGGCTTATATGTGTCCAGGCGCCATGGCTGCGTGCGGTTGGTTTCTTCCAGCGCCCGCAACGCCCGCGCGTCCGCTCGCCGATCTATCGGGATCCACCGCCTGCGGTCGGTCTCCCTCTATTCTTGACCTGTTCCTCCATGCATGCCCCTCCCCCTGCGTGGCCGTGGCGTACTGCCATGCCATCGCTCGGTGTCTCGGCCGGTGACAGCCAAGTACTCTACTTTGCCGTTGGTGCCACCATGATGATCCTAACCGATGCTAAGTTCCAGGTCGATCCTAGACACTATCTACTCAACTTCCTATCTGGCCTACCCGATACTTTGGGTCCATCCCAACAACACTGCGCGTCCCTGTGATCTTAACGTTCAGGATCACATTGTACGGGAATCGTTTTCCCATTTTTGTCAGCTGTACGGCCGGGGATCGTGTTACAAAACACAACCTTGATTTTTTTTGCCCCCACGAAATCATCAGTTGGTTAAGGGCAACATTTGGCAAAGATTACCCCGAACCCTCTTCGGGTGGTGGCAATTGACGCAAAGCATATGCGTCATTTGTTGTCGCCAGACAGTTTTACTGGATCTTCTCCTATCAAAGGAAATATGGGAGGTTGTTTCTACGTGTTATTATCTGATTTTTATCACGTATTCTCGCCAATCATATCATGTATTTTTACATGTATTCTTTTCTTACGGAACAAtattcgatctattcatcttcaatcatcatAGTACAACGAACGCTAGAAATAATAAAAGTTACACTCAGATTCATAGACcaattttgggacggagagagtactacAAGGCCGAAGGCGCACCACCGTCATCCCTCCTCATCCCTCTCACCAGAGCTGGCAAAAGGGAAGTCATCATGCTAAGACCCCTTAGGACCAACGCATCAGAACAGCAACCGTCGCCGATTAGGAGcagcgtagatcagaaggatccaacctaaAGACACACGAATGTAGACGAACAACGAATAGATCCGACCAAATCCACCTAAGTCACACACCCACCGATAATGCTAGATGCATCGGGAGAGGGGCTAGACggagagaaccttattccatctgctgggagccgccgccgtctcgccttcctgagtaggacacaaatcATAACAAAACTCAAAATCACATCTAAAAACGGAGTCCTCCTACCGGCAAGGGCCGGAATCCACCGCGCCCCCATGACCCTAAGGCCACCGAGACGAGGCGGACCGGTGGCGGCGGGGAACCCTAATTTTtttaggggaggaggaggcggctccGATTGAGCTGGTCGTAGAACTCGAATTGCTGCTTACCACATTTTTACctgtttttaaaaataaatatcCTTTGAACAGATGTTTGAACGTTTTCACCATTTTGTTTCTCAAGTCGAGACCTCCAAAACTAGGCCCCATATTCATATTTCTCAACATACCTTATTCTTTGACGTAACTTGTAGTCTTGTGCTAACAAATATAACAAACTTGTGCGCCTCACGGTCACGTACATGTGCTTCATGGAGTAACATACTTGTACTCCTCAAAGGGTAGAAGTACTCACATGTAGTGCAGCTTGTACTCTTCACCCGTAAAAAAAGACCCTAATAAGTGGCACCACGTGTGGCATGAACACATGGCAAATTCAAACATTTTTTTATGACAAGTTTAGTGACATGAGGATGGTATTTGTAGTTCTAAAGCATGGCAATTTTTTTTCGGATAGCAAGTttcagtttttcttcttcttttcggaTGGCAATTTTAGTTGTAAAAAACATCAAGGCCGGGTTGCTTCATGTCATATGTGTGACACTTATAATTTGAAGGAAAAAAATACTTGTACACTTCACAATACAACTTGTGCTTTCAGCACAACACAGAATGTACTCCCCCACTAGAATCTATACTCCCTGCGTAAGCACATCTGTGATCCCATCATGCAGCGTGTACTCTATAAAGTAACCCAACTTGTACTCCTCGCAACGTAGttgttgttggggatcgttgcagaaattaattttttttctacgcatcaccaagatcaatctatggagaaataagcaacgagagaggagggagtgcatcttcatacccttgaagatcgcaacacagaagcgttacaagaacacggatgagggagtcgtactcgtggcgattcagatcgcggttgatttcgatccaagcgccgaacaacggcgcctccgcgttcaacgcacgtgcagcccgatgacgtctcccacgccttgatccagtaaggagagagagggagaggttgaggaagacaactccagcagcagcacgacggcgtggtggtgttggagcagtgtggtactccagcagggcttcgccaagcgtcacgggaggaggaggaggtgttggggagggggaggattgcgccttggatgtggtgcggctgccctcccccccttctatttataggggcaagggaaaggggggccggccccctccagatggatctagaggggggggggcggccaaggggggaggcttgccccccaaaccaaggggggtgccccctttagggtttcccccccaaccctaggcgcatgggccctaggggggtttggcgcccagcccacctaggggctggttcccctccatattcagcccataaggccctccggggcaggtggaccctcccgatggacccccggaaccctttcggtggtcccggtacaataccgatagacCCCCGAACACTTTCGGCGACCGAATGAGGACTTCCCatgtataaatctttatctccggaccattccaaaattcctcgtgacgtccgggactccgaataacattcggtaaccacgtaaaaactttccctataaccctagcgtcatcgaaccttaagtgtgtagaccctacgggttcgggagtcatgtagacatgaccgaggcatctctctggccaataaccaacagcgggatctggatacctatgttgactcccacatgctccacgatgatctcatcggatgaaccacgatgtcgaggattcaatcaaccccgtatacaattccctttgtcaatcggtgtgttacttgcccgagattcgatcgtggtatcccgatacctcgttcaatctcgttaccggcacgtcactttactcgttccgtaatgcatgatcccgtgactaactgcttagacacattgagctcattatgatgatgcattaccgagtgggcccagagatacctctccgtcatacggagtgacaaatcccagtctcgattcgtgccacccaatagacactttcggagatacccgtagtgcacctttatagccacccagttacgttgtgacgtttggcacacccaaagcattcctacggtatccgggagttgcacaatctcatggtctaaggaaatgatacttgacattagaaaagctttagcatatgaactacacgatcttgtgctatgcttaggattgggtattgtccatcacatcatgctcctaatgatgtgatcccgttatcaatgacattcaatgtccatggttagaaaaccgtaaccatctattgatcaacgagctagtcaactagaggctcactagggacatgttgtggtctatgtattcacacatgtattacgatttccggataacacaattatagcatgaacaatagacaattatcatgaacaaggaaatataataatacattttattattgcctctagggcatatttccaacagttgtatTTAGCCCTCGCAAAGAAATGTAGTTGTACTTAAAAAtcaagaaaaaagaaaaccaagaAAGATAGAAAACCGAAGGAAAACCAGCAAACCCCCAAAAGCAGAAGAACAAGTCTAAGCAAAAAGCAGAAAAATAAACCTAGATAATACCGAGCAAAACCAAACTATTGGTTATAAACTTTATATCTAGTTTGTGTGTAAGTTAGTTTTTTTGAGAGAGAAACTTTTGATTGATTTATAATCAATCATGCCAATACAACAAACCGGAGGTAAAAAAAATTATAACCAGGTCTATAGgccacctagcaacgactacaagcactaagCTAGCCGAAGGCGCACCACCATCACTGCCCCTCCACACCGGAGGCAGGCAAACTTTCTTGTAGTCGACAGCCAGGAAGCCGTCATGCTAAGGCCCCATGGGACCTGCGCACCAGAGCAATAACCATCACCGATGAAGAAAGTCATAGATCGAAAGGATCAAACCAATAAACATCCAAATAAAAATTGGATCCAAACATATCCACCGAAGACCAACACCGATCGAATCTTGCGAGACCCGACAGAGACACACCTTTACACGCCCTCTGACGACGCTAGGCGCACCGCCAAGACGGAGGTCGAAcgtgggagacattattcctacCGAGAGGCATCACCACCACCACATAGCCCCAACCAAGACACTGGACCTAACAAAATCGAGAGCGGGTCCCTCCTACCGTCCGGGGAGGGGGGGAGGGTTCTTTTCAGGGAGAGTAGGAAATACACGAGCCCTATGTTCTTAGCTATTCGTCACTCCGTTCAACGTCTGGTGCACAAGGGAAAAGATAGAACACGGATTGGAATTCTATCCATATTTTGAAGTTTCGTTATGCTTCAAGAATAAAGAGAGAATAATTTAGTGTCACCCTACAGTTGAAAATGTGAATGTAATTGAGCGGACATACTGATTTTGGCTCTCAAATAATAAGTGAcacacgtgtggcacgaagtaaCACCACCCTTACGTTTTTACAACTAAAATTTTCATCTAAAAAAACGAAACCCCAAAAAACTGAAACTTGCCATACAATAGAAAGTTTCCATGCTTCGTAACTAAACTTGCCATACAATAGAAACTGAAACATGTTTCTTTATACACATGTGGCACTTATCAGAGTCCCAATAATTTGGCACGAGTACAGGTTCCAAATAAGCTAAAACCGAAAGCACACGATATGGTATGTTTATGTGTTATGTATCATATATCTTGTGTGGCATGTGCGGTTATTTTCTTCTTGGCAGCCCATGCTCAAACCCTGGTTCCGCTCCTCGAGCGTTTCCCGTCGACACTCAGGAGTGCATGGATGAGGCAACGTTTCCGTCAATAATGAGGAGTGTGTGGATGACTTTGTCTGGTTTTCAATAGAATAGACTGTCGTGTGAGTACGTGTGTGTGATGGTGTGGGTGGGTACTATCACATGCTCGTACGGTCATGCCCGTGTAAATT
The Triticum dicoccoides isolate Atlit2015 ecotype Zavitan chromosome 3A, WEW_v2.0, whole genome shotgun sequence genome window above contains:
- the LOC119269387 gene encoding L-ascorbate oxidase homolog, producing MTAGPKMRAAVLALALALLAVAVRAEDPYLFFDWKVAYGTKSPMGTPQKMILINGEFPGPTINCTSNNNIIVNVFNQLDQPLLFTWHGIQQRKSSWQDGMPGDMCPILPGTNFTYKMQFKDQIGTFFYYPSIGMQRAAGAYGLISIHSRPLIPVPFDPPADDFGALVGDWYTKDHTVLAKNLDTGKGIGRPAGLLINGKNEKDASNPPMYNVEAGKTYRFRVCNVGIKTTLNVRIQGHVLKLVEMEGSHTVQNEYDSMDVHIGQCLSFLTTANQKPGDYFFIASTRFIKGVSTITAVIRYKGSNTPPAAKLPDAPDGWAWSINQWRSFRWNLTASAARPNPQGSYHYGQINITRTIKLSPSRGKVDGKERYALNGVSHTDPETPLKLAEYFNATKGVFEYNLVTDTPPKEGTPIKVAPSVITTEHRTYIEIVFENPEKSIDTFHLDGYAFFAAGMGPGLWSVESRKTYNLLDTVSRHTIQVYPRSWTAVMLTFDNAGMWNLRSNLWERYYLGEQLYVSCTSPARSLRDEYNMPDNALRCGKVVGMPLPPPYTIA